A region from the Xanthocytophaga agilis genome encodes:
- a CDS encoding MerR family transcriptional regulator — protein sequence MSVYSIKDLENLSGIKAHTLRIWEQRYNIVTPKRTDTNIRYYDDNDLKLVLNISLLQEHGFKISKIAQMQPDIIHRQVLDLSEQGIRYTDQIQALTIAMIDLDEERFEKVLTRCALQMGFEQTMIQVIFPFLIRIGILWQTAAITPAQEHFISHLIRQKIIVATDGQITNYTNQQHKYMLFLPDGELHELSLLFANYLLRVRKQKVIYLGQSLPFQDIESVHAIHKPDYLFTIVTSVPGPDELQPYITKLSQAFPNTIILISGYQAVTQSLDCPNNVLIMKKIQDFIEFIDNPSEIS from the coding sequence ATGAGTGTGTATTCAATTAAAGATCTGGAAAACCTTTCGGGGATCAAAGCTCATACACTTCGGATCTGGGAACAACGCTATAATATAGTAACGCCCAAGCGTACAGATACCAATATCCGGTACTATGATGATAATGATCTGAAATTAGTTTTGAATATATCGTTGCTACAGGAGCATGGTTTTAAGATTTCCAAAATCGCTCAGATGCAGCCGGATATAATACACAGGCAAGTATTAGATCTCAGTGAACAAGGTATACGATATACGGATCAGATTCAGGCACTTACCATTGCAATGATTGATCTTGATGAAGAACGTTTTGAAAAGGTACTTACAAGATGTGCCTTGCAAATGGGCTTTGAACAGACAATGATTCAGGTAATTTTCCCATTTCTAATTCGGATTGGTATACTATGGCAAACTGCTGCCATTACTCCTGCCCAAGAGCATTTTATTTCACACTTAATACGGCAAAAAATAATTGTAGCGACAGATGGTCAGATAACGAACTACACTAATCAACAGCACAAGTATATGCTCTTTCTACCAGATGGAGAGTTGCATGAACTAAGTTTGTTATTTGCGAACTATCTACTGAGGGTACGAAAGCAAAAAGTTATCTATCTGGGACAAAGTCTTCCTTTTCAGGATATAGAAAGTGTACATGCTATTCATAAACCTGATTATTTGTTTACAATAGTTACTTCTGTTCCAGGTCCGGACGAACTACAGCCTTATATTACTAAACTATCTCAGGCATTTCCTAATACAATTATTTTAATTTCAGGCTATCAAGCTGTCACCCAGTCGCTCGATTGCCCCAACAATGTACTCATCATGAAGAAAATTCAGGACTTTATCGAATTCATCGACAATCCGTCTGAGATTTCATAG
- a CDS encoding DUF4286 family protein: MILYNITINIDDNVHDEWIQWMREHHIPNILLTGLFVDNKILKLLTEIENGGTTYSFQYFMNSMEDYEKYESEYATALRTEHDARFGGKYVSFHTLLEVIE; the protein is encoded by the coding sequence ATGATATTATACAATATCACCATTAACATTGATGATAATGTGCACGATGAGTGGATACAATGGATGCGTGAACATCATATTCCGAATATTTTATTGACAGGATTGTTTGTAGATAACAAAATATTGAAACTCCTGACAGAAATAGAGAATGGGGGTACTACTTATTCGTTTCAATACTTTATGAATAGTATGGAAGACTACGAGAAATACGAAAGCGAATATGCTACTGCTTTACGAACAGAACATGACGCTCGTTTTGGTGGGAAATATGTTTCATTTCATACATTGCTTGAAGTCATAGAATAG
- a CDS encoding carotenoid biosynthesis protein, with protein MMHVAGIIGLNWQVTQPLFIVLVPFNLLATTILLLLFQPILTTSFYIFCLICFITGYLVELAGIKTGLIFGNYEYGPTLGWKIAGVPIIIGCNWLTLIYCTGIISHTYLRTNWLRPIFASLLMIFIDYFIEPVAMHLDFWSWQDNNVPFHNYLGWYVTSFFLQLVFSVLVPVKQNPMALPVYLIQFAFFLSCNLLYYFL; from the coding sequence ATGATGCACGTTGCAGGGATTATTGGGTTAAACTGGCAAGTGACTCAACCGCTATTTATCGTTTTGGTACCTTTTAATCTATTGGCTACAACAATATTATTGTTGTTATTTCAACCTATTTTAACTACCTCATTTTATATTTTCTGTTTGATCTGTTTCATAACAGGTTATCTGGTAGAACTTGCAGGCATAAAAACAGGACTCATTTTTGGAAACTATGAATATGGCCCAACTCTAGGCTGGAAGATAGCTGGAGTACCCATAATCATTGGTTGTAATTGGCTTACTCTAATCTATTGTACAGGTATCATTTCCCATACCTACCTTCGAACTAATTGGCTAAGGCCTATTTTTGCTTCATTGTTAATGATTTTTATAGATTATTTTATTGAACCAGTTGCCATGCATCTTGACTTCTGGTCGTGGCAAGATAATAATGTGCCTTTTCATAACTATCTAGGCTGGTATGTTACTTCATTCTTTTTGCAATTAGTATTCTCAGTACTTGTACCTGTCAAGCAAAATCCGATGGCACTACCTGTATACCTGATACAATTTGCATTCTTTCTGAGTTGTAATTTACTATATTACTTCCTTTAA